Below is a genomic region from Longimicrobium sp..
TCGCCCGGGAAGTCGGACATCCTGGGCTACTACGGCGGCGGCGTGGGGAGCGCGCACGTGTGCTATGCCGTGCAGCCCAAGCCCGCCGGCCTCTGCGACTCCATCTTCCGCGCCCTTCCCCTCCTCGCCGAGGACGAGACGGTGCTGGTGGGGCTCCCGGACACCATCTGGTTTCCCGAGGACGGGCTGCGCGACCTTCCGGACGGCGCGTTCTCCTTCCTCCTCTTCCCGGTGGAGCGCCCCGAGTTCTTTGACGCCGTGGTGACGGACGAGACGGGGCGCGTGCGCGAGATCCAGGTGAAGCAGCCGGGCGCGGAGAGCCACTGGGTGTGGGGCGCGTTCAAGCTCCCCGTCGCCATCCTGCGCGAGCTGCACGACCTGTGGCTGGAGCGCGGCCGGCGCGACGAGTACATCGGCACGCTGGTCAACGCCTGGCTGGCGCGGGGCGGGGAAGCGCTGGGCATCCCCGCCGGCGAGTCGTACGTGGACGTGGGGACGCTTCACGGCTACCGCGAGGCGATCCACCTGCTGGAGGAGCGCCCGGCACCCTCCGGGCTCCCGACCGTGGCGGCCTTCGTGTCCGCCGTACCCGCGCCCCCGCCCGTGGCGGAGGTGTCCCTTTGAACGCGACGGAAATGACCGCAGCTTCCATGACCCCGCAGGAGGTCCGCGAGCAGGTGGAGCGGCTCGGCCCCTGGTTCCACAACCTGGAGCTGATGGGGGTGCGCACCGCGCCGAACCACTTCCTGGGCGACTACCCCGCGATGAAGTTCCGCAACTTCGCCCACGCCATTCCCGCGGACCTCTCGGGGAAGTCGGTGCTGGACGTGGGGTGCAACGCCGGCTTCTACTCCATGGAGATGAAGCGGCGCGGCGCGGCGCGCGTGGTGGGGATCGACAGCGAGGACCTGTACCTGGAGCAGGCGCGCTTCGCCACCGCCGTCAACGGGATGACGGACATCGAGTTCCACAAGATGTCCGTCTACGACGTGGCGTCGCTGGGCGAGAAGTTCGACTTCGTCATCTTCATGGGCGTCCTCTACCACCTGCGCCACCCGCTCCTCGCGCTGGACCTGCTGCGCGAGCACGTGGTGGGCGACCTGATGCTCTTTCAGAGCATGCTGCGCGGCTCCAAGGACGTGGAGCCGGTGGCGGCGGACTACGAGTTCCAGGAGGAGGAGCACTTCGACCGCCCCGGGTACCCGAAGATGCACTTCATAGAGCACCGCTACGCGCACGACCCCACTAACTGGTGGGCGCCCAACCGCGCCTGCGCCGAGGCGATGCTGCGCAGCTCCGGCTTCGAGATCGTGCAGCAGGCCGAGGACGAGGTTTTCCTCTGCCGCCGCGCGGAGATCACGGATGGCCAGCCGCGGGCGGTGTACCCGGCGCGGTAGGGCCCCACCCCCAGCGTCGCTCCGCGACGCTTCCCCCTCCCCCACAACTGCCTGGGGGAGGGGGTTTTTGCGTGCATCTGCCCGACCTGCGGCCCGCCGCCCGGCGCCGATCCTCGTAGGGGCGGACCTGCGTGTCCGCCCACCCTTAACCGTGTCTCGATCCCTGCCCTCTGGCCGCGGTTCCCACGTTCGGACACCTCGCGCGTTTCGCGGCTAATCCGCCGTTCATGTATGTCTTGCAACCTTTACGGGTCCGCTTCCGTCCTATATCGCGAGCACCACGGTGTGCTCCTGAAACCTGAAACCTGAATGGAGGTTGTAATGTCCGCCAAGATCGCCACCGTCGTCCGCTACGTGTTCGTGTCCACCATGGTTACCGGCCTGATCGTCGCCGGGATCGATTCGGCTTCGGGGAGCGAGGAGCGCCTCGGCCTGACCGAGTGCGGCTGGGAGGGGAATCCCTGCGAGCTCGCCCCGCTGGTGGTGAAGGCCCCGCGCACGCAGGTCGCCACTCCGCAGGATGATGCCAGCGAGACGCTGATTGCGCAGCGCTGACTTCCGGCGAAACCTCCAACGCCGCTCCGCGCGGCGCGAGGATCGTCCACGATGAACGGCCCCCTCCGGTTTCCGGCGGGGGCCGTTTCATTGCATCTTGCCGCAGGATGCCAACGATTCAAGGAGACGGCGTGATGGAGCGTGTGCTGATCGCGGG
It encodes:
- a CDS encoding nucleotidyltransferase family protein, with protein sequence MWGIIPAAGAGTRIQPLAFSKELLPVGSRFDGVVERPRAVSEYLVERMIRGGADKICFVISPGKSDILGYYGGGVGSAHVCYAVQPKPAGLCDSIFRALPLLAEDETVLVGLPDTIWFPEDGLRDLPDGAFSFLLFPVERPEFFDAVVTDETGRVREIQVKQPGAESHWVWGAFKLPVAILRELHDLWLERGRRDEYIGTLVNAWLARGGEALGIPAGESYVDVGTLHGYREAIHLLEERPAPSGLPTVAAFVSAVPAPPPVAEVSL
- a CDS encoding TIGR04290 family methyltransferase — its product is MTAASMTPQEVREQVERLGPWFHNLELMGVRTAPNHFLGDYPAMKFRNFAHAIPADLSGKSVLDVGCNAGFYSMEMKRRGAARVVGIDSEDLYLEQARFATAVNGMTDIEFHKMSVYDVASLGEKFDFVIFMGVLYHLRHPLLALDLLREHVVGDLMLFQSMLRGSKDVEPVAADYEFQEEEHFDRPGYPKMHFIEHRYAHDPTNWWAPNRACAEAMLRSSGFEIVQQAEDEVFLCRRAEITDGQPRAVYPAR